Within the Arthrobacter sp. UKPF54-2 genome, the region TGGGTCCCGGCGACCTCCTGCCGGCCGAACGGGACCTGGCCGAACGGCTGGGTGTCTCGCGCGCCACCCTGGCGCAGGCGCTCGTGGCGCTGGAGGTGCTGGGGGTCATCGACGTCCAGCACGGCACCGGCGCCGTGCTGGTCTACCGCCCCAACGTGCCGGCGGTCATCAAGGGGCTGCGGGAACACCGCAGCAGGCTTCCGGAGATCGTCGAGGCCCGCAGTACCCTCGAGGTCAAGCTCGCCGAACTGGCCGCCGCCCGGCGGACCGACCAGGACATGCGGGCCATTGACGCCGCGATCGACGCCATGGCCGAGGAGGTCGCCGCCGGCTCCAAGGGGGCGCGCGGCGACGAACTATTCCACCAGGCGGTCACGGCCGCCGCCCACTCCGCGGTATTGGGCCAGCTGATGGCGTTCATCGCGGAAATGATCCTGGAGACGCGGCTGGAGTCCCTGGGCCAGCCGGGGCGTCCTGAGCAGTCCATCGCCTCGCACCGGAAGATCGCCGACGCCATCCGGGCGCAGGACGCCAAGGGTGCCGCCGCGGCCATGATGGCCCACATCGACATGGTGTCCGACGTCGAACTTCTCAAGTAGCCGGCGCCGGACTGCCGGGCTTAGCCGTTGTAGCCCTCCACCTGCGTGACGGGACGCGCCTGGGCGTCGTCAGGATTCTCGCCGTATTGCTTCTTGGCCCGTCGCTGCCGCAGCAGGTCCCAGCACTGGTCCAGGTTCTCCTCGAGCTGGCGGAGCCGGAGCCGGTCCGGGACGTGGTCATGGTCGGCACTTGCGGACTCTGCCCGTTCCCGGAGCTCTCGTTCCTCCTCCACCAGCGAGGTGATGCGCTGGAGGATGTCCTGTTCGTCCATGGTGTCCTACTTCCTGCATTCCTGACGTGTTGGGTATCCGCCAGCGTAATCACGGCCGTCACGGCTGGCCAGAGGCCGGCAGGAGGACCCGCCCCGCGGCGGTCCCTCCGGCCGGCCCCCTGGCCGCACGGGCCTAGGCGGTCCGGCGCCGCAGCTTCAGCAGCGCACCTCCGCACAGGAAGGCCAGGGCGGCGAGGCTTGCCCCGTTCTGCCCTCCCGGTGCGGTGATGCCTGCTCCCGGGCCCGTGAGCGGCGCGGCGTGGCCGGCGGGGACGAAACCGACGCTTTGTGCGGTGCACTGCGCCCCGGCGGCCTTGCCGGCGCCTGATGCGCCGCCCGAGGCGCCGCCGCCGGAGCGGCTGCCGGGCGGGGTGGCCGCGCCGTCAGTCCCGGGTTCCGCCGGGACTCCGGCGGTGGCGGCGGAATCGCCGAGCAGCCCGATCGACGTCGCCCCGAGCGTCACCGGTGCGGTGGCGGGGGCCGTGACCTGGGTGCCGGAGGCGGTGCCGGCGTCGCCGGAGGTGGTGTTCCCGCCGGTGCCGTTGGAGGGGGCCGGGGTGGTGGTTCCGTCGCTCCCGCCGGCGCTCTCCCCGGTGGTGCCGCTGGAGTCCCCGGCCGGTGCCCCGCCGGCGCTTCCGCCGGTGGCGGCGGAGTCGCCGAGCAGCCCGATC harbors:
- a CDS encoding FadR/GntR family transcriptional regulator, translated to MAKKSEGPEISRVSRPRLYEQLVAQLLDFIAAAELGPGDLLPAERDLAERLGVSRATLAQALVALEVLGVIDVQHGTGAVLVYRPNVPAVIKGLREHRSRLPEIVEARSTLEVKLAELAAARRTDQDMRAIDAAIDAMAEEVAAGSKGARGDELFHQAVTAAAHSAVLGQLMAFIAEMILETRLESLGQPGRPEQSIASHRKIADAIRAQDAKGAAAAMMAHIDMVSDVELLK
- a CDS encoding DUF2630 family protein — translated: MDEQDILQRITSLVEEERELRERAESASADHDHVPDRLRLRQLEENLDQCWDLLRQRRAKKQYGENPDDAQARPVTQVEGYNG